One Gloeobacter morelensis MG652769 DNA window includes the following coding sequences:
- a CDS encoding helix-turn-helix domain-containing protein, which produces MGLEITELLELPNIYVESYSKTDKGWLLQLRPLSDGMRCPGCGRFIDRVHQAPKVIIRDLAILKRPVHLQIPRRQFHCPDCQRYATEQLEFVDWRRRHTRRFEQDVYERVQHSSLEQIAREEGISPEEVRGIFEHVAAQSKKRLGRSGTHKHR; this is translated from the coding sequence ATGGGCCTCGAAATCACCGAACTCCTCGAACTACCGAACATCTACGTCGAATCCTACTCCAAGACCGACAAGGGGTGGCTGTTGCAGTTGCGCCCTCTCAGTGACGGCATGCGTTGCCCTGGTTGTGGACGGTTCATTGACCGTGTCCATCAAGCACCAAAAGTAATCATTCGCGACTTGGCTATTCTCAAACGACCCGTCCATCTACAAATCCCCCGCCGTCAATTTCACTGTCCAGATTGCCAACGCTACGCCACCGAGCAATTGGAGTTTGTCGATTGGCGGCGGCGACATACTCGACGTTTTGAGCAGGATGTTTATGAACGGGTACAACACTCAAGCCTCGAACAGATTGCCCGCGAAGAAGGGATCAGCCCGGAGGAAGTGCGCGGCATATTTGAGCATGTGGCGGCACAGTCAAAAAAAAGACTGGGACGCAGTGGTACGCATAAGCATCGATGA
- a CDS encoding transglutaminase-like domain-containing protein translates to MLHLIRPICASSVFGLAWVEERLLAVDPHTGYLLAIDPCSGLEVIANPRAIGDWLDVTGIAAHNGELWALRQDELMRVDRETMRLEIVMDLRYRGEGLAVSAEEWFVSVRSVQQIRVYSRLTGDCVRTFEAPGTGEQSLVYEDGHLWVSDCAEQTVYCLDPQSGQMHFSALTPYEQPTGLAFAAGSLYVAYSQVEDFIKQEPNRNNRLVIDSRSKTLIHQLHIVTEPQGRYTLSNGYLVEVIYCEETAALEPADLENVVWKIALPAESDRQKLIRVEAIGRPFREELEDGQRIAVFEFDKLAAGEVQLFGWRALLEVRGIRYHAPKSLDNPFPEEFKDRYLVDDDFLTMDARRVQEAAREAVGDRTGPLAKMLAIRDYVYDRLDYRIQRVSDTPDAVLARGKGSCGEYVGVLLALARLNGIPCRTVGRYKCPPLPDCRHYPLMPEYNHVWLEFYLDGLGWVPCESNVDDTGSRPYPRRYFMALPWYHIELGKGVTFETTNVRGYSLADLSLNHVQCTIVEELPTP, encoded by the coding sequence GTGCTTCACCTGATTCGTCCAATTTGTGCATCGAGCGTCTTCGGCCTCGCCTGGGTCGAAGAGCGACTGCTCGCGGTCGATCCCCACACCGGCTATCTGCTCGCCATCGATCCGTGCAGCGGCCTGGAGGTGATTGCCAATCCCCGGGCGATTGGCGACTGGCTCGATGTCACCGGCATTGCCGCCCACAATGGCGAACTGTGGGCTCTGCGCCAGGATGAATTGATGCGGGTTGACCGCGAGACCATGCGCCTTGAGATCGTCATGGATCTGCGCTACCGCGGCGAAGGGCTGGCCGTGAGTGCTGAGGAATGGTTCGTGAGTGTGCGCTCCGTGCAGCAAATCCGGGTTTACAGCCGCCTCACGGGCGATTGCGTGCGCACTTTCGAAGCCCCCGGTACCGGCGAACAGAGCCTCGTCTACGAGGACGGCCATTTGTGGGTGTCTGACTGCGCCGAGCAAACGGTCTACTGCCTCGACCCTCAAAGCGGACAGATGCACTTCAGTGCCCTGACGCCCTACGAGCAACCCACCGGCCTGGCCTTTGCCGCCGGATCGCTCTATGTCGCCTACTCCCAGGTCGAAGACTTTATCAAGCAAGAGCCCAACCGCAACAACCGCCTGGTGATTGACAGCCGCAGCAAGACCCTCATCCACCAGCTGCACATTGTTACTGAACCACAAGGCCGCTATACCCTCTCCAACGGCTACCTGGTGGAAGTCATCTATTGCGAAGAGACAGCCGCCCTTGAACCGGCGGATCTCGAAAACGTCGTCTGGAAAATTGCCCTGCCCGCCGAATCAGACCGACAAAAGCTCATCCGCGTCGAAGCCATCGGTCGGCCTTTTCGCGAGGAGCTCGAAGATGGTCAGCGCATCGCCGTCTTCGAGTTCGACAAGCTCGCCGCGGGGGAAGTGCAACTGTTCGGCTGGCGGGCACTCTTGGAAGTGCGCGGCATCCGCTACCACGCCCCCAAATCCTTGGATAACCCGTTTCCCGAAGAGTTCAAGGACCGCTACCTGGTGGACGACGATTTTTTGACCATGGACGCGCGTCGGGTGCAGGAAGCCGCCCGCGAGGCGGTGGGAGATCGCACCGGGCCGCTTGCCAAGATGCTCGCCATCCGCGATTACGTCTACGACCGGCTCGACTACCGCATCCAACGGGTCTCCGATACCCCCGACGCGGTGCTCGCCCGGGGCAAAGGTTCCTGCGGCGAGTACGTGGGGGTGCTCCTGGCCCTCGCCCGCCTCAACGGCATTCCCTGCCGGACGGTAGGTCGCTACAAGTGCCCGCCTTTGCCCGACTGCCGCCACTACCCACTGATGCCCGAGTACAACCACGTCTGGCTGGAATTTTATCTAGACGGCTTGGGCTGGGTGCCATGCGAATCGAACGTGGATGACACCGGCAGCCGCCCTTACCCGCGGCGCTACTTCATGGCCCTTCCGTGGTACCACATTGAACTGGGCAAAGGTGTCACCTTCGAAACCACCAACGTGCGGGGCTATTCGCTGGCGGACCTCTCACTCAACCACGTCCAGTGCACCATCGTTGAAGAGCTGCCCACACCGTAG